Proteins encoded together in one Chaetodon auriga isolate fChaAug3 chromosome 20, fChaAug3.hap1, whole genome shotgun sequence window:
- the LOC143339280 gene encoding kelch domain-containing protein 1-like, translating to MDAAEGSAPVSRLERSSHTAFIDNNTLYVWGGYQVVAAEDVMLPSDEIWLCDLDSGTWERREITGDKPPDLSDFCGSHVNGTLYIFAGCDSLGYTNKMFSVDLTEQRYSWKTVTDTKGTTPSPRNKHSCWVHRDRLIYFGGYGCKTVGEVRNTSSTSFIVEEMSWTTIGNALLRCWGWNNEVNVFDTHTATWSMPKTQGLVPSPRGCHASALLGNKGYISGGVETAELDLFCLDLETWTWTQIDLSQSCTPLGRSMFTMTAISDDALFIYGGLGTDGNTLNDAWQFNTQRREWTKMAHPHTDKPRVCHTACLGRDNDVVVFGGSSNMRILMDSLTVLRAPSQHHCRDVLIFQSQPYSLFRLCEDAIGRNPEQFGKQLNWLPSKLRTKIDKRVAFFSAATPVLTA from the exons ATGGATGCTGCTGAGGGAAGCGCCCCGGTGAGCCGGCTGGAGAGGAGCAGCCACACGGCGTTCATAGACAACAACACGCTGTACGTGTGGGGAGGTTACCAG GTGGTTGCTGCAGAGGACGTCATGTTGCCCAGTGATGAGATATGGCTCTGTGATTTGGACAGCGGGACGTG gGAGCGGAGGGAAATCACTGGAGACAAACCGCCAGACTTATCAGACTTCTGCGGCTCCCACGTTAACGGCACACTCTACATCTTTGCAGGATGCGACAGCCTCGGGTACACCAACAAG ATGTTCAGCGTTGATCTCACGGAGCAGCGCTACTCATGGAAGACGGTGACCGACACCAAGGGAACGACACCGTCACCGCGGAACAAACACTCCTGCTGGGTGCACAGAGACAG ATTAATCTACTTTGGTGGATACGGATGTAAGACTGTCGGGGAGGTTCGAAACACGTCGTCGACAAGCTTCATCGTAGAAGAGATGTCCTGG ACAACAATTGGGAATGCTTTATTACGGTGCTGGGGCTGGAACAATGAAGTCAACGTTTTCGACACGCATACCGCAACCTGGAGCATGCCGAAGACTCAG GGTCTTGTTCCGTCCCCCAGAGGCTGCCATGCCAGCGCCCTTCTGGGGAACAAAGGTTACATCTCTGGTGGCGTG GAAACTGCAGAGTTGGACCTGTTCTGCTTGGACCTGgagacctggacctggactcAAAT TGACCTCTCCCAGTCCTGCACACCTCTGGGTCGCTCTATGTTCACCATGACGGCCATATCAGATGACGCACTCTTCATATACGGAGGACTCGGCACAGACGGAAACACTCTGA ATGATGCCTGGCAGTTTAACACTCAGAGGAGAGAGTGGACCAAGATGGCACATCCACACACGGACAAGCCCAG GGTGTGTCACACAGCCTGCCTGGGAAGAGACAATGATGTCGTTGTGTTCGGAGGAAGCAGCAACATGCGAATCCTCATGGACTCG TTAACGGTCCTGAGGGCTCCGTCGCAGCATCACTGCAGGGACGTGTTGATCTTTCAGAGCCAGCCGTACTCCCTCTTCAG ATTGTGTGAGGACGCCATAGGAAGAAACCCGGAGCAGTTTGGGAAGCAGCTGAACTGGCTGCCATCAAAGCTTCGTACTAAAATCGATAAACGAGTGGCCTTTTTCTCTGCGGCGACGCCTGTTCTTACCGCTTGA